From a single Rutidosis leptorrhynchoides isolate AG116_Rl617_1_P2 chromosome 5, CSIRO_AGI_Rlap_v1, whole genome shotgun sequence genomic region:
- the LOC139848621 gene encoding uncharacterized protein, translated as MADKFHPALSISNIKNLIPITLDIKDAQYNSWAQLFKIHCKTYDVPDHIIPPSPSPGSSSTIMTDTTIDALWHRLDAVVLQWIYGTISTDLLSNILEDESTAANAWTPYCQEIKVIADQLRNVGDKVSDSRMVLQLIAGLNDNFNTVGTYFTQLTDLPSFYEARSKLLLEETRKKKQASFNSNNNEAALLSTAISNPAVTNHSPLPTDRNRYPNNNQTYRYPPWFYSQPLWASSSQWAAPPCPYPTSAWAHPNTSNNSNQAGILGPRPTQANYSTSSISSGYCPIDIDSAWHTMTLNPPDDTWYMDTGATSHMTANSGNLESYYPLMQRKNIIVGNGHGIPIHGFGHSKLSNPSRPLYLQNILHSPNLIKNLISVRRLSTDNNISLEFDPFGFTVKDFPQGTTVLRCNSTSDLYPIINTMLQHLTKPSTFAALSPNIWHHRLGHPGDEIIRSLSNKKFISCNKQFLNSICQSCVFGKQIKLPFISSLSTTLSPLI; from the exons ATGGCTGACAAATTTCATCCTGCCTTATCAATCTCCAACATCAAAAACCTAATTCCTATCACTCTTGACATCAAAGATGCTCAATATAATTCTTGGGCTCAACTCTTTAAAATACATTGTAAAACCTATGATGTTCCGGATCACATCAttccaccatcaccatcaccaggcTCGTCATCCACCATCATGACAGACACCACCATAGATGCACTCTGGCATCGTTTAGATGCCGTAGTCCTTCAATGGATATATGGCACCATATCTACTGATCTATTGAGCAACATACTTGAAGATGAATCCACTGCAGCCAATGCGTGGACTC CTTACTGTCAAGAAATCAAAGTCATTGCCGATCAACTTCGTAATGTTGGAGATAAAGTCTCAGACAGTCGTATGGTATTACAGTTGATTGCAGGGTTGAACGATAACTTCAACACGGTTGGCACCTATTTTACCCAATTGACCGATCTCCCCTCCTTTTatgaagcaagatcaaagctactgTTAGAAGAAACCCGTAAAAAGAAACAAGCAAGTTTTAATTCGAACAATAATGAGGCGGCACTCCTCTCTACTGCAATTTCAAATCCCGCTGTTACCAACCATTCTCCTCTGCCAACTGATCGGAATCGCTATCCGAATAACAATCAAACCTACCG TTACCCTCCCTGGTTCTATTCTCAACCACTTTGGGCCTCTTCTTCACAATGGGCTGCTCCACCATGCCCTTATCCCACATCAGCTTGGGCTCATCCCAATACCAGCAACAATTCAAATCAGGCTGGGATTTTAGGTCCAAGGCCTACGCAGGCCAATTACTCAACCAGCTCAATTTCTTCAGGTTACTGTCCAATAGACATTGACAGTGCATGGCACACCATGACCCTTAATCCTCCCGATGATACATGGTACATGGACACCGGAGCTACTTCTCATATGACCGCGAATTCAGGTAATCTCGAGTCTTATTAtcccttaatgcaacgtaaaaataTTATTGTCGGTAATGGCCATGGCATTCCTATTCACGGTTTTGGTCACTCAAAACTTTCTAACCCCTCTCGTCCCCTTTACTTACAAAATATCCTTCATTCCCCTAATCTTATTAAAAATCTTATTTCCGTTCGTCGTTTAtcaactgataataatatttccttggaatttgatccttttggttttactGTAAAGGATTTTCCGCAGGGCACAACGGTTCTGAGATGTAATAGTACGAGTGATCTATATCCTATTATTAACACAATGCTGCAACACCTCACCAAACCCTCTACTTTTGCTGCTTTATCTCCAAACATATGGCATCACCGTCTAGGACATCCAGGCGATGAAATCATACGTTCTCTCAGTAATAAAAAGTTTATTTCTTGTAATAAACAATTTTTGAATTCTATTTGTCAATCTTGCGTGTTTGGTAAACAAATTAAATTGCCATTTATTTCTTCGCTCTCTACTACTTTATCGCCCTTGATATAA